In Candidatus Goldiibacteriota bacterium, the following are encoded in one genomic region:
- a CDS encoding metallophosphoesterase yields MEKINNISKIGVISDTHSTHLPDKVKKLFNGVDLIIHAGDHTSQAVINSLEKIAPLVSVRGNMDGAELNLEEQTVLMINNKFKIAVCHGAGVHSTTPERMFKKFAAEIPDVIIFGHTHIPLNKLHAGILLFNPGSPTKGNIFNSVGIITVTNDSFLAEIVKL; encoded by the coding sequence ATGGAGAAAATAAATAATATTTCCAAAATAGGCGTTATTTCAGACACCCATTCCACGCACCTTCCGGATAAAGTTAAGAAACTTTTCAACGGAGTGGATTTAATTATTCACGCGGGCGACCACACCTCACAGGCCGTTATAAACAGCCTTGAAAAAATAGCACCCCTTGTATCAGTACGCGGAAACATGGACGGCGCTGAATTAAACCTTGAAGAACAGACTGTTCTTATGATAAATAATAAATTCAAAATTGCAGTCTGCCACGGCGCCGGCGTTCATTCCACCACACCGGAAAGAATGTTTAAAAAATTTGCCGCGGAAATACCTGATGTAATAATCTTTGGACATACACATATTCCATTAAATAAACTGCACGCAGGTATACTGCTTTTTAACCCGGGAAGCCCCACAAAAGGTAATATTTTCAATTCTGTAGGTATTATTACTGTCACAAACGACTCATTTCTTGCGGAAATTGTAAAATTATAG
- a CDS encoding U32 family peptidase C-terminal domain-containing protein, protein MKKPEILSPAGNLEKLKFAFAYGADAVYAAGKNFSLRNFSGNFNDKGLKEAVEYSHSINKKIYITVNIFPHNRDLEGIKEHLNFLNTIKPDGIIISDLGIFAMAKKEAPGVPLHISVQSNNLNYLEVNEWYNLGAKRIVLARELSFEEIKEIREKCPQMELEVFVHGAICMSYSGRCMLSDYMTGRGANQGECAQSCRWSYELTEEKRPGERMPVEEDERGTYIFNSKDLKTINHIQEFIKIGIDSFKIEGRMKSLHYAAVTAAVYNKASENFIKNPDGYLPDPKLDAELNNISHREYTEGFYFAKAWDIQQSFKSSDYMADSIYMGHINAVQDNNTYKLIAKNTIKIGDKLEIFTPAAHSIEAAVLSIKETDGTEITHTKGEREYYIKFEMKETAEIFSIIRKNVVVKQ, encoded by the coding sequence ATGAAAAAACCTGAGATATTGTCCCCGGCCGGAAACCTTGAAAAATTAAAATTTGCTTTTGCTTACGGCGCGGACGCGGTTTATGCTGCCGGAAAAAATTTCAGCCTGCGTAATTTTTCCGGAAATTTTAATGATAAAGGCCTTAAAGAAGCCGTGGAGTATTCCCATTCAATAAATAAAAAAATTTATATCACCGTAAATATTTTTCCGCACAACAGGGACCTTGAGGGCATTAAAGAACACCTGAATTTTTTAAACACAATCAAACCTGACGGTATTATTATTTCTGATCTTGGCATATTTGCTATGGCAAAAAAAGAAGCCCCCGGTGTACCGCTGCATATTTCCGTGCAGTCAAATAACCTTAATTATTTGGAAGTGAATGAATGGTATAACCTTGGTGCCAAAAGGATAGTGCTGGCGCGCGAGCTTTCTTTTGAAGAAATAAAAGAGATAAGAGAAAAATGCCCGCAGATGGAACTGGAAGTATTTGTACACGGCGCAATCTGTATGTCTTATTCGGGGCGGTGCATGTTAAGCGATTACATGACAGGCAGGGGGGCGAATCAAGGTGAGTGCGCCCAAAGCTGCAGGTGGAGTTATGAACTGACAGAGGAAAAAAGGCCCGGTGAAAGAATGCCCGTGGAAGAGGATGAAAGAGGCACATATATTTTTAATTCAAAAGATTTAAAAACCATTAATCATATTCAGGAATTTATCAAAATAGGGATAGACAGTTTTAAAATAGAAGGCAGGATGAAAAGCCTTCATTACGCGGCTGTAACCGCGGCGGTATATAATAAGGCATCAGAAAATTTTATAAAAAATCCTGACGGTTATCTGCCTGACCCAAAGCTTGATGCAGAGCTGAATAATATTTCCCACAGGGAGTATACAGAAGGGTTTTATTTTGCTAAAGCGTGGGACATACAGCAGAGTTTTAAGTCTTCGGATTATATGGCGGACAGTATTTATATGGGGCATATTAACGCGGTACAGGATAATAATACCTATAAACTAATTGCAAAGAACACAATAAAAATAGGCGATAAACTTGAAATATTCACGCCTGCCGCGCATTCAATAGAAGCGGCAGTATTATCCATAAAAGAAACTGACGGAACAGAAATTACCCACACAAAAGGGGAAAGGGAATACTATATTAAGTTTGAAATGAAAGAAACAGCTGAAATTTTCAGCATAATCAGAAAAAATGTTGTTGTTAAACAGTAG
- the recR gene encoding recombination protein RecR: MYTYPFKLEKLINEISKLPGIGPKMAERTAIYLLKKGQPAADALSEALGGIKDIKFCSICGNISTIDTCAVCMDEKRDKGVICVVESPEDVITIEHTGKHAGVYHVLYGVINPLNNVLPENLKISSLINRAGAPDVREIILAINHTVEGDATSLYIADAVKTVKPEVKITRLAKGLPTGSDIKYADEITLGQAILERKEV; this comes from the coding sequence GTGTATACATACCCTTTTAAACTTGAAAAACTTATCAATGAAATATCCAAACTTCCCGGCATAGGCCCTAAAATGGCTGAAAGAACGGCTATTTATCTTTTAAAAAAAGGGCAGCCTGCCGCAGACGCTTTAAGTGAGGCTTTGGGCGGAATTAAAGATATAAAATTCTGCTCCATATGCGGCAATATAAGTACGATTGATACCTGTGCCGTATGCATGGATGAAAAAAGGGATAAAGGCGTTATATGCGTTGTGGAATCGCCTGAAGACGTAATAACAATTGAACACACCGGAAAACACGCGGGTGTTTATCACGTTCTTTATGGTGTTATTAATCCTTTAAACAATGTATTGCCTGAAAATCTAAAAATAAGCTCGCTTATAAACAGGGCGGGAGCGCCAGATGTGCGCGAGATAATTCTTGCCATCAACCACACGGTGGAAGGCGATGCCACTTCATTATATATCGCGGACGCCGTAAAGACTGTCAAACCTGAAGTAAAAATAACCCGCCTTGCAAAAGGGCTGCCTACGGGGTCGGATATTAAATATGCCGATGAAATAACACTTGGGCAGGCAATTCTTGAAAGAAAAGAAGTCTGA
- a CDS encoding YbaB/EbfC family nucleoid-associated protein produces MNMNQLMKQAQQMQARFAKLQEELKSRTVEAQSGGGAVKVTATGGKEIKEIIIDKELITSGDADMLQDLVLAAVNEALNRAQEMVEEETKKLTGGMNIPGL; encoded by the coding sequence ATGAACATGAATCAGCTTATGAAACAGGCGCAGCAGATGCAGGCGCGTTTCGCGAAATTACAGGAAGAACTTAAAAGCAGGACGGTGGAAGCACAGTCCGGCGGCGGGGCTGTTAAAGTGACAGCCACAGGCGGCAAGGAAATTAAAGAGATAATTATTGATAAAGAACTTATAACGTCAGGCGATGCGGATATGCTTCAGGACCTTGTGCTTGCGGCGGTTAATGAAGCTTTAAACCGCGCCCAGGAAATGGTGGAAGAAGAGACAAAAAAACTTACAGGCGGAATGAACATCCCCGGATTATAG